The sequence CCGGCATGATCGGCCCTGATCATAGAAATGGAATTATGTGCCAGTGCAGAAGGATCACCCGGCTGGTGCCGGAATAAAAGAAAGTTGTTGTTGCTGCGGTCCCATACATTCATCCCGGCGCCATCGGTGCCTATATACAATTTACCATCGGACGCTTCGTACAGGGCGGAGGCTGCATTATCCAGCAGGCTGTTGTTATTGCCAGGCTCATGGGCAATGGTTTGAAAACGTCCTTTTTGAGGGTCGATGATATTGACGCCCCGCCTTGCCGTACCCATCCATTTTCTTGACTGCGGGTCTATGTAAACGCAATAGATAGCTCCGCCGGTCAATACATTTTCATATTTGCCCAATGCCGGGAGTTCCATAGCAGGATCACCGGGTTTCCAGGTTACCAGTTTCCCGGTGCTGGTGCCAATCCAGAAAAGGTTGTCTTTGTCAATGGCAAAAGATACAATAACGCCGTCGAAGAATGGCAGGCCCTTGCCCTCTGTCGCCACGGTAAGTTGCCTGGCAGCATGGTTATAATTGAACAGCGTAGTGTTGTTGCCTATCCAGATGGTATTGCCAGCCGCTTCTATCCAGTTGGCATCGGGCACGCCCTTGTATACCAGTTCCAGTTTTTTTGTACGGGGATTGTACAACGCAAGGCCGTATCTATGCACCAACGCCCAGGTATTATTGGCGGCATCAATCCGCACCGACCTTACCGTGTATTGCGTAATGAAACCTTCCACAGCCCCCGCCAATGGAATGGGTTGAGCCTGCGAAGCGCCCTTCGGACATATCAATAAACCCGTGCCTTCTGTAGCAATAAATACATTGTTGGCACGGTCGGCCCTGATATCCTTCACCACCGTATTCGATACCTGGGTCACCTTGCCATTAGTAAGATTGCCCCGGATGGTAGTAAACCGCCCCAGTAAGGGCTCTAATTTACTGATGCCCTGCCGGGTGCCGATCCAGATATTGTGCAGACTGTCTTCTGTGATACAGGAAATGATATTATGCACCAGGGAGTTGGTATCACTTAATTTATTCCTGAATATTTTAAAGCCATAGCCATCATACCGGTTCAGGCCATCGAAAGTACCAAACCACATGAAGCCGCTATGGTCGCGGAAAATGCATCGTACCGTATTGTTGGATAAACCATGTTCAATGCCCAGGAAAGTCAGGGGAGGAAAAGGCGAAGCGCCTGCGCGGATAAACAGCAATACAGGCAACAGCAGCAGCAAAAAGCGGAAGCGTTTCCTTTTTTTCAGCATCAGCAGCCTCAGACCGGTCATATGGAATCCTGCATTCTGCAAATCGTGGGTATAGGCACTTGTAATTTAGGTTATTTCAGCGACTTCAGCCCTGACTCACAAAAGACCTGCCAGGTCTTATTTTAAGCTACTGATTAACTGGTAAGTAACACCAGGTTTGGTGGCAAACGAGACCAGGTAATCATTCCCCTCCTTCACCGTAGTTGCCTGTACACCTTTCACGCTTACCGGCGTAGCTGTTCTGATCACACATTTCCCACCTTTCCGGGCTGTCACTTTTGCATTGGTCAGCTTGCCCTGTTGCCACTGCATCGCTATTTCAAAAGCGCCTCTGGCTATTAATCCTTTTACGTTGCCTTCCTTCCAGGCGGCCGGCAGTGCAGGCAGTAAATGAATATAACCGGCATGACTTTGCAACAACATTTCAGCCATGCCCGCTGTGCCGGCAAAGTTGCCATCTATCTGGAAGGGCGGGTGCGCATCAAATAAATTGGGATAGGTGCCGCCCCCGCTTGCATATTGTTCGCCGGTGGTATTGGCATAGGTGAGCAACTGGCGGATGAGCTTGTAAGCATGATCACCATCCAGCAGGCGGGCCCACCAGTTTATCTTCCAGCCCCTGCTCCAGCCGGTACCGGCGTCACCACGTATGGCGAGGGTCTTTTTAGCAGCATTGAAGAAAGCCGGTGATCCATTGGCGGTGATCTGGCGGCCGGGATGTAAGCCAAACAAGTGAGAAACATGGCGGTGCTCCGGATCGGTATCTGCAAAGTCTTTATACCATTCCTGCAACTGGCCTTTGCTGCCAATATGCATCGGGTATAATTTCTTTCGCTTTGCGATCAGTTCATTCCTGAAGGCCGCATCAATGCCTAATATTTGCGATGCTTCTATGAGGTTGGTAAATAAGTCCCAGATAATGGCCATATCCATTGTCGTAGCAACGGATACGCCTTGCTCCTTACCGGCACTGTCCCTGAATTTATTTTCCGGTGTGGTGGAAGGCGCTGTAACCAGGTAGCCGTTTTTATCTTCTACCAGCCAGTCGAGCGTAAACAAGGCAGCCTGCTTCATGAGGGGGTATGCTTTTTCGGCCAGGAACTGTTTATCGCGGGTGAAAGCATAGTGCTCCCACAAATGCTGGCAAAGCCAGTTACCGCCCATATACCAGTTGGCCCATACAGGATCGCCCGCGCCTTTATCACCTACCGCATTGGAAGTAGCCCATATTTCTGAATTGTGGTGCGCCACCCATCCTCTTGCATGGTAAAACTCTTTGGCTGTATTAGCCCCGGCTACAGAAAGGTTCTTAATAAAATCGAACAAAGGCTGGTGCATTTCCGGCAGGTTGGTCACCTCTGCCGGCCAGTAGTTCATTTGTGTATTGATGTTGATGGTATAATTGGAGCTCCAGGGCGCCCGCAGCTCTTTATTCCACAGTCCCTGCAGGTTGGCAGGCGGGCCGCCCGGCCGGGAAGAGGAAATGAGCAGGTAACGGCCAAACTGGAAATACAGCATCTCCAGCTCCGGATCATACGCGCCGGCCGTATAAGCCTTTAAGCGCTCATCGGTAGGCAGCCTGTGTTGCGGATTCTCCTTGAGCGTATCTTTTACCAGGAAGAACACCCGGTTAAAGTATTTCGAATAGTCGTTGAAGTGTGGCGCAAATAATTCAGGGAATGATTTCCCCGCTGCTTTGGCAATGATGGCGGCAGCCAGCGCATTTTCATCTTTGCCTTGTTTGTCCGGACATTTATCAAAACCATTAAAGCTGGTGGCAGCTGCTACGTACAGGGAAATCTCGCTGGCATCCCGTATATGAATGCCTGCTGTATCGGTGGTAATATTTCCATCAGCCGACACGGCCTTGATCCTGTACTGGAAACGCATGCCATTACAACCGGCCGTATCTTTGTAAATGATGTGCTGCCTGTCCTTAGGATTGTAATAGCTGGGATCCACATGGGCAGGCGCTTTACCGCTGACGATCAGTTCATCATTGTCCTTTACCAGCAGGTTATAGCGCAACAGGCTTTTAGCCGATACATCAATATTGAGCTTCCCTTTTCCGGAACACAGGAACTTGATGAGCATAACATTGTCCGGCGCAGAAGTAAATATTTTACGCTCGTACTGCACGCCATCAACCATAAATTGTGTAGAGGCGGTGGCAGTAAGGAGGTCCAGCGACCGGCGATACGTCGTGGGCTTCGCTCCATTGAATGATTGCCGGATAATGATATCCCCCATTGGCAGATAGGATTCCGTGTACAGGCCTTGCATTTTTTTGGTGAGGGCATTGGCCCTGGTATAATCTTCCTCTTTGAGCAAGGCATCCCTTACCTGCGACAGGTAGGCAAAGGCTTCGGGATTGATGTTCTTTTTTACCGGGCCGCCACTGTACAGGGTACTTTCATTGAGCTGTATCAGCTCCTCTTCCACCCCGCCAAAGATCATGGCGCCGAGGCGGCCATTGCCCACCGGCAAGGCTTCCACCCACTGGGTAGCAGGTTTATCGTACCAAAGCATTAAAGATCCTGGTTCGTGCTGCGCCTGGCAAAACAGTCCCAGCATGCAGCAAGCAGTCGTTATAATTATCTTCATGGATTAATAAGTTATAGATACGGGGTTCTTGCGTTGAATTTCCTCCCGGAGAAATGCCACGAATGAGGATTCTCCGTCAAATTGTCCATCACTGGATTGCCAGCCTGCATAAAAACGGAAGGTGATGGGTTGCCTGGCTGTTTTCAAGGCTACAGCGTAGGTATTCTGAATGTCCGTATTGGCATTGGGCGTGGTAATGAAACCATCAAACACCTCATTGCTTACCAGCAAGGCCATACCCAGGTTGTCCTTCTTTTCGCTTTGCGCATCGTAGGTATACAATACTTTATAACCTGGCTCATCTATATTTTTTGCTTCTTTGCTATGCAGGTTTACAATGCCTGTTACCAGCCTGGCGCCGGCAGGTGCGCCGTTGATGGTTACCTTGCTTTCATAAAAGTATTGTCCGCCCCAGATGCTGATCTCTTCCGTAAGGGAAACAGGCGCTACACTGTCCAGTATTTTCCAGGCAGGATAGTGCAACCGGAAGATGGCGCGTACCGGCCCATCGGCTACCTTCTGGTAAGTTACCGGCCCCATATTCACATTGCCGAGCCTTACCAGCGTATCTTTTCCCGCGCTTGTTTTCACCGCCAGGGCCAACGCTCCCGCGCCGAGCGACTTACCCACCTTCAGGATATCCATGCCCCAATCGGCTATAGCGTGGTAATTATTTGCCGTATCCCTTCCCACTTCATCCAATACCATACGGGAAGTAATTTTGCCCCAGATATCTTTTCCATTGCGCACATCAAAGTAGAGGCGGAACCCTACCTTGTCATTTTCCCAGGCGGGACCTTCGGTGAGGAAAGGCGGATAAGGTTGTTTGGCAAAATCGGTAGCGGGCTGACCGGCCGGTATGGAATCTACCGCCAGGTCATTGCCAAAGGTATTGTCGGCATTTTTGCGCATATGTCGTACATGCGCCCTTACCACCGCTTTAACAGTAGCTGGTGCATCAGATACAGAAATGTCCAATGTCTTTTTTCTGTCTTCGAAGTTTAGCGGGAGCAGGAAAGCAATTTCGTCCCAGTTACCATCCCCATCCAGATCGTCATGCTGTACCACCACCGGCCTGCCCCCCTCCTGCAGGAGGATGTATTTGCCGGGTGTAAGACTATCCACTTTGCTTTGCAGCTCACTTCTTTTTAGTACCACCAGTTCATTGGGCCTGTCAACATCATCCTTATTTTCTATAACCAGTTGTCCTTTTTGTTGTTTGGGTTCACTGCAGGCTGTTATTGCCAGTGCAACGACCATGAGCCGGGCTGCCGCCCTTTGTAAAGAAAGTATTTGCATGTTTCCTGTTTTATAATGGATCCTGTTCAGGGTACAATATAAAAGCTTTGTTCGATTGTTGACGCAGTTTTAATTTTCGGTTCGTTGCCCCGCCCGTATTGCCAGGCTACCACTGTTACTTTCACGGGGAATTTACTACGCGGTGGTATTTTAGTAAAGTGTAACCTGTTGCCCTTCACCTGTGCCGGCCCTTCCCGCACATAAAACGAAACGGGCAGCCCGGCCGTACTAACAGCCTGCAAAGTGATAGAACGCGTTCCTTTCTTTAGGGGGCCAATAGTATTAAAGCGGATCGCCTGTTCAGCACCTTCCTTGTTGGCAACAGGCGCTGTCATTTGTCCCTGCTGTACGGCAGGTTTATATATTGCATCGCCCGGATGGGTAGCAGCCAGGGTAAATACATAGTTTTTAGGTTGCGCAGGCAATCCCTTTTGCAATTGCAACCGGAACACTGTATCACTGATCTTTTCAAAGGGGCCAATGATGCGGTCTACAACTACCGGGATATTGTTTTGTGCATGTCCTACAGCAGCGCCCACCGGCAGCCCTGTCCAGGTTTTAGGCCGTTCACTTTCTCCGGGCACTGTATCCAGGAAAGCGCCTTTCAGGTGAAAGGTAATGCCATCAGGTTGTGGTATAAAAGACATTTCCGCCTGCAGGTGGCTATTGCGTTGCTTCACCGTTTTACCTTCCTGTACATAGCCCAGCAGCTGGGCTTTTTTATTCCGCCAGGCAGCCTGGTATTGTTCGGTGATGCGCACTGTTTCCTCATCAAAGAACCAGAAAGCCTGCGTCGTATCACCGGTATATTTACCTACGGGCGCTGCGGGGACAATGGGCAACTGATCTTTCCGCCATTTATCCATGAGCCAGCCGGTGGTAGTGGGATCAACGCGTTTCAATACAGGAGCGCCGGTAGCAGGATATGGATGCGGCAACCGGTACCGGGCGGCTTTGGCAATGTAAAAAGCAATGTAACGGATCTTTTTTTCCGTAGTGGCAAAATGTCCTTCGGCCGGACAAGCCAGCATGCTCAGCGGCAGAAATGGATGTTCCTTTCTTTCTTTTAACCCTTCCGTACTCCAGGTATCGGCCGCTTCATATTCACCCATGGTTTCAAGACAGGGAATGAAATCAATGTGTTGGTCCTTTGTCCAGATATCCGGTGCAAACTGCGGATGACGCACATAGGGCCACTGCCCGCTTACAGAAATACAGGCCAGCGTACGCCCGGGATTCCAGGCAGCGAAGTAATAGGGCCAACTGGCCGCCGCTGAATGTCCCATACCAATAATGGGTGCATACTGCAATTCGGTATAGCCCGACACAGCAGCGAGTTCATTCATCATGCTATTGAAAATATCACCTGCAGGTTTCCTTACCGCAGCGTCCCCCTTGGGAGACTCTGCGGGGAAGTTTTCTTTGTGAGACACTGCAGAGAAGTTAAAGAAGAGATCGAATGCAGGAGATACCCAAATGATGGCAACAGAAAGCCGGCCCATTTGCTGCCGGAAGTGATCATTCTCCACAATGCTGAGCTCTTCCATATTGTTCTGTGTTACTACCACAGCTTTTACCTGCTTACAATTTTCCGGCACCCACAGGAAAGCATGGGCATCGGCGTTACGGGCATTGGCTACCGGTACCGACCATTGCCATACCTGCGCCGGCAGGGAAATACCGGCCAGCATGCATAGAAAGAATAAGATGTAATAGTAACGCTTCATAGCAGCAGGCTGTTTATTGTTTGATATCCCAGTACACCACATACCGTTCCCGGTGAATGTCATACAGCGGTCGCAGAATAATGCCTTCCTTCAAGGTTTTAAAAGTTAAAGGTTGATCCGCCACCGGTTCAATCGCATTATTGATCTTATGGGTATCAAGCGCCAGTACCGTACTAATGTCTTTCGGTACGTGGTAGTCATAAGTATAATAATCATTGTACAACAGCGGATCTGAATAAGGCTGACGGCCACGAAAATCACCAGTCCCCATTTCCCCTGCCAGTATAATGGGACCATAAGCAATGGCTGCTTTATGGGGATTATCATTGGCAGCTACAGTATGCAGGAACAGCGGGAAGTGGACAGTTATTTTGTCGCCCTTTTTCCATTTACGGGTCAGGACGATATAACTGCCCGGCTTTTGTTTGAGCGTGATGGCTTTGCCATTCACTTGCAGGGAGGCGCCTGCACCAGCCCAGGATGGATAACGGAGTTTGAGTGTAAGGTCAGTGACGGGAGCAGCTTCTATCGTAAAGGTAACAGCACCATTTTGCGGGAAGACAGTTTCCTGTTTCAGTTGCAGCCCTTTTTCTTTCCAGTTTACTACAGAAGGGATGAAGAGGTTTATGTAGAGATCGTTCTCCCCGTGATAATAGATCGCTTCCCCATATTTGGCCTGGTTTTCAAAACCACTGCCTACACAACACCAGAAGGAACTGTCTGGCGTGCTGTATACTTTGTACGCGCCTGGTAACATCGGCAGGAAGTAAGCGATCATGCCGGTGGCCGGGTCCTGCTGACCAAGGATATGGTTGAACAAGGCTTTTTCATAATAATCCGCATACTTGATATCACCACTGTGGCAATACAGGTGGCGGGTCAGCTTCAGCATATTGTATACATTGCAGCTCTCTCCGGTATAACCCGTAAGGTGGGCCGACTGGTTATCGGGCTTAAAGAATTTCTCCTTATCACTGTTGCTGCCGGTACAAAAGGAATGATGATCAATCACGGTATTCCAAAAGAAGGTGGCAATGGTATCACCTTCTCCACTGCCTGCTATTTCATACTGACGGGTAAGGCCCAGTAATTTGGGTATATAGGTATTGGCATGTTTTTGTTCCAGTATGTCTTTCCCTGCTTTCAGCGGATCGAGCATTTCATTATGGTAAAAGAATTCGCCCAGCCATTTGCACTGCGGATCGCCGGTAATAGCATACAGGTTGTAAAAGGTTTCGTTGATGCCGCCAAACTCATTGCGCAACATACGGGCACGTTGCTCAGGCGTTACCGGTTGTAATTTTTTATATGCCCAGGCCGCCATGCCAGCCGCAATTAGCAAAGCCTGCTTATTATCAGCATACAGGTATTGATCTATCAGGCCGGCCAACAGCTTGTGTAAGGTGTACCAGGGCGCCCATACTTTCTTACCGGCTATATTCCGGTTGATCAGCTCCTGTGGCCAGGCGCTGAGAAAACCATCCTGGTTCAATACCTGCTGTACTTCGGCCAATCCTGCTACCAGGCTATCGGCTTTGCGCTTGTACAACTCATCGCCCGTAGTGGCATACATCAAAGCGAGGCCCGACAACAGGTGACCGGTAGAATGGCCACGCAGCTCGCAATCGAGCGCCTCCCACCCTGCCAGTTTTTTCACCGTGAAGTAGCCACCTTCATTGCCACTATAGATACCTGCCTGGGTACGGAAACTGTGCAGGAGCCTGCCTGCCGGTATAGACAATAACCATTGTTCTTCCCGCTCCCTATTCTGTTTAAACCGGCTATCCAACAAGCGCACATCCTGCAGGTCGAAACTATAGACCGCCGGTTTCAGCCGGTCATTCAGGGCAAACTTTCCCGCATGCTGGCCGGGATAATGCGATTGCGCGCGGGACAATAATGGCCCACACACCAGCAACAGGATCACGGTAGCATACACAGCATTATATAAGCTCTTTGTCACGGTCATTATCATTTAGCAGTGAGCACCTTTCTTACCAGCATGGGCAATACCGGGCTGGCATAGAAAGAAGAAAACCCATTCTTCATATTGGCTACCCTGGTAAGAAAGAATCCATATACATGGTTTGTTTTATCAATCCAGGGATAAGCGCCTGCCCAGGAAGGACTGCTGATCAGGGTAGCTACTCCTTTTTTGTCTACTTCCTCCCGCCATTCACCCAATCCATAAATATCCTTGCGTTGGCTTCCCCTTGCTTTCTCCACATACTCACCGGCAGGGACAGTTGCCTTGCCCACCTGACCGGCCTGTAATTCCCGGATGGCATTGACAGACAATATTCTTTTACCACGGAACATACCCTCATTACTGATCATGGAAAGAAAGTTGGCATAGTCGTGCAGGCCTGCCCGCGCGCCGCCGCCGATCATGGGATTATGGCCCGGCGTTTCATCAACAGGTGTAAAATGAGTAAGGGTCATTTGTAAAGGGCGGGCAATCTTTTCCTGGAAAATAGTTTCCCAGTCCTTACCCGTAGCCAGTTCCGCCATCCTGCCGGCCACCTGCATGGCCAGTCCTCCGTATTTGAATACAGCGCCTGGCAGGGTGTCGGCAGGCAGGTGCAGGATCTGTGCTACGGCTTCCTGCAAAGTCTGGTAATTATCGGGCCTTGCACCGGCAGGCTGGTAATCGGGATAGCCGGCCGTATGGGAGAGTAACTGTCGCAAGGTGGCTTCTCCTTTGATATCTGTAAATTCAGGCAGCCATTGCTGAACTTTATCGTCCCAACTAAGTTTTCCCTCCTCTACTACCGCTGCGATGGTAGCTGCCGCCAGCCACTTACCGGCTGAGGCAATATAGGCTACTGTGCCGGGTGTATAATTGCCAAAGTAATGCTCATAGATAACTTTATCGTCTTTCGCTATGATGATGGAAGCCCCGGTGTAATAACCGCTGTCCACCCATTGCTGTATCTTTTTTTCTACCGGCGAGAAGTCATGCGCCCGCTTTCCTGTTTGCGCCCGTACAGCTAAACAGGTAAAAAGGCACAGCAGTGGCAATAGCAATACATTTTTCATGAGTGCTTTACTTTATTTTGTCAGCCTGACAACTTAACTAAACAACATTGAACTCAAAGGCCTTTTACTCCTTCACTAATTTCTTCTCCAGGTCTTCCAGTGATACGCCTTTTGTTTCCGGCACTTTGGTGAATACCCAGATGAGTTGCAGGGCCATCATGAAAGCAAAGAAGGCGAAGATGGGCCAGGGATTGTCTTTGAATATCCCATTGTCTGCATCCAGGAACACGGGTGTGATGAGGGTGATGAGGGCGGCAAATACCCAGTGTACACTGGCGCCGAATGACTGGCCCATGGCCCGTATTTTATTGGGAAATATTTCGGCAATGAATACCCAGATCACCGCACCCTGCCCTATGGCATGGGCTGCTATAAAGAGTAAAAGGAAGGTCATTAAGAATCCCGGACCGGCGCCTGCATAAAATGCATAGGCTACCATGGCCAGGCTAATGATGTAACCAATGGAGCCAATGATCAGCAACGTCTTTCTGCCCAGCCGGTCAATCAGGTACAATCCCACAAACGTAAAGAGCAGGTTGGTACCGCCAATGGCAATGGAATTGAGTAAGGATTCTTTGGCAGCCAGTCCGGCCCTTTCCAATATCTCCGGCGCATAGTATAAGATGAAGTTGATACCCGACCACTGGTTAAAGAAGGCCACCATAAATGCCAGCCACAAAATGGTATTGTGCCGGGAACTGAAGAAGCCAGCGCCACGTCCTGCAGCCGTTTCATGCTGAATACCTGCCCGGATAGCCGAAAGTTCCTGGTCAATATTGGTTACCCCCAGCTTCGACAATACTTTCTTCGCTGCCACTTCATCATTCTTTTTCGACATTAACCACCGCGGACTTTCGGGGATGCCCATCACCATGACTGTGTAGACCACAGAAGGCAGGGCCATTACACCCAACATCCACCGCCAGTCGTTAGCGCCACCCATTCCTTCGAGGAAGTAATTGGAAAGGAAGGCAATCAATATACCGAATACGATATTGAACTGGTACATGGCCACCAACCGTCCCCTGGTGGCTGGTGTGGAAATTTCTGAAATATAGGTAGGGGCGGCCACGGAGGAAACACCTATACCTAACCCGCCTATAAAACGGAAAAAGGAAAAAGTATAAGGGTCCTGCGCCAGGGCGGAACCCAAGGCAGACACACTAAAGAATATACCGATCCAGAGCAGCACTTTTTTTCTTCCATAGCGTTGGGTGGGAATGCCACCCAATAAAGCACCCACTACGGTTCCCCACAAGGCCATTGACATGATGAAGAAACCATGAAACCAGGGGGAGGTATTCCAGAGCTCTTTAATGGGAAGGTTAGCACCGGAAATCACCACTGTGTCGAACCCGAAAATAAAGCCGGCAAGGGCAGCTATCAAAGAAATGCCCAACAGGTTGCCGGAGGCGGATTGACCGTTTATATCCTGTGTTGCTGTGGTTTGTGATCCAATTGGAACTTGCATATTACTATGGATTGTTATAATGAAGAAATGATAGTAGCTGTTTCTCCAAAAAAGCTGGCGGCGCCGATCATGGCTGCCGGTTCGCCCAGTAACGACTGCTTAATCACCGTATCCCCCATAGTAGCGGCCAGCAATCGTTTAAGCTCGGGGTAAAAAAGATCAAACGCATTGGCAATGCCACCACCCACTACTACAATGTCCGGTTGCTCTTCTGCCATAAAATGCTGCAACACAAGAGCGAGGTTGGCGGAGAACTCCCGGAACACCTGTGCCGCCTGCTCCTCCTGCCCTGCTTTTTCGGCCAGTGCTTTCACGCCATTGGCATATTGACCAGTAAGTTCGTGATATCTTTTCATAAACCACCGGATAGAAATATAATCTTCTGCAATGCCCTCATGCAGGGGCAAAATGTTCAACGCTCCTTCTTCCGTATCTCCGTTCATGCTTCTGGCAGAGCCCAAGCCGGTACCTAAGGTGATGCCTGCAGCTTTGGCGTATCCCCTGGCGGCGCCGCCAAATACTTCTCCCTGCAGGAAAGCGGCCGCATCGTTCTTCAGTTTAATATCCGCAGCCTGGATGCCTAGGAACTGCGCCAGCAATGCTTTCACATTTAAGCCGTACAGGGATTCATATTTATTAAACCCTTTTATCAGTGATACGCCATTAGGATAATCAAAAGGCCCCGGCATAGCAATGCCTACCTGGTAAGTAGTAGCGCCTAAAGAAAAAGCGGCCTGCCGGATAGTATGGCCCCAGGCAGTAATGATCTCATCAGGTCCTGCATGCGGGTTAACCGGGTTACGCACCAGGGAATCACTGACCATTGAACGGGTGGCTATATTCACTAATCCTGCCGTAATATGCGAACCTCCGATATCTACACCGGTCACATAAGTTGTTTTCATAGATAAGCTAATTTAGAAATTCATGTTCGGTT is a genomic window of Paraflavitalea devenefica containing:
- a CDS encoding sugar porter family MFS transporter, translated to MQVPIGSQTTATQDINGQSASGNLLGISLIAALAGFIFGFDTVVISGANLPIKELWNTSPWFHGFFIMSMALWGTVVGALLGGIPTQRYGRKKVLLWIGIFFSVSALGSALAQDPYTFSFFRFIGGLGIGVSSVAAPTYISEISTPATRGRLVAMYQFNIVFGILIAFLSNYFLEGMGGANDWRWMLGVMALPSVVYTVMVMGIPESPRWLMSKKNDEVAAKKVLSKLGVTNIDQELSAIRAGIQHETAAGRGAGFFSSRHNTILWLAFMVAFFNQWSGINFILYYAPEILERAGLAAKESLLNSIAIGGTNLLFTFVGLYLIDRLGRKTLLIIGSIGYIISLAMVAYAFYAGAGPGFLMTFLLLFIAAHAIGQGAVIWVFIAEIFPNKIRAMGQSFGASVHWVFAALITLITPVFLDADNGIFKDNPWPIFAFFAFMMALQLIWVFTKVPETKGVSLEDLEKKLVKE
- a CDS encoding glycoside hydrolase family 127 protein, which produces MTKSLYNAVYATVILLLVCGPLLSRAQSHYPGQHAGKFALNDRLKPAVYSFDLQDVRLLDSRFKQNREREEQWLLSIPAGRLLHSFRTQAGIYSGNEGGYFTVKKLAGWEALDCELRGHSTGHLLSGLALMYATTGDELYKRKADSLVAGLAEVQQVLNQDGFLSAWPQELINRNIAGKKVWAPWYTLHKLLAGLIDQYLYADNKQALLIAAGMAAWAYKKLQPVTPEQRARMLRNEFGGINETFYNLYAITGDPQCKWLGEFFYHNEMLDPLKAGKDILEQKHANTYIPKLLGLTRQYEIAGSGEGDTIATFFWNTVIDHHSFCTGSNSDKEKFFKPDNQSAHLTGYTGESCNVYNMLKLTRHLYCHSGDIKYADYYEKALFNHILGQQDPATGMIAYFLPMLPGAYKVYSTPDSSFWCCVGSGFENQAKYGEAIYYHGENDLYINLFIPSVVNWKEKGLQLKQETVFPQNGAVTFTIEAAPVTDLTLKLRYPSWAGAGASLQVNGKAITLKQKPGSYIVLTRKWKKGDKITVHFPLFLHTVAANDNPHKAAIAYGPIILAGEMGTGDFRGRQPYSDPLLYNDYYTYDYHVPKDISTVLALDTHKINNAIEPVADQPLTFKTLKEGIILRPLYDIHRERYVVYWDIKQ
- a CDS encoding ROK family protein — protein: MKTTYVTGVDIGGSHITAGLVNIATRSMVSDSLVRNPVNPHAGPDEIITAWGHTIRQAAFSLGATTYQVGIAMPGPFDYPNGVSLIKGFNKYESLYGLNVKALLAQFLGIQAADIKLKNDAAAFLQGEVFGGAARGYAKAAGITLGTGLGSARSMNGDTEEGALNILPLHEGIAEDYISIRWFMKRYHELTGQYANGVKALAEKAGQEEQAAQVFREFSANLALVLQHFMAEEQPDIVVVGGGIANAFDLFYPELKRLLAATMGDTVIKQSLLGEPAAMIGAASFFGETATIISSL
- a CDS encoding glycoside hydrolase family 95 protein, producing the protein MKIIITTACCMLGLFCQAQHEPGSLMLWYDKPATQWVEALPVGNGRLGAMIFGGVEEELIQLNESTLYSGGPVKKNINPEAFAYLSQVRDALLKEEDYTRANALTKKMQGLYTESYLPMGDIIIRQSFNGAKPTTYRRSLDLLTATASTQFMVDGVQYERKIFTSAPDNVMLIKFLCSGKGKLNIDVSAKSLLRYNLLVKDNDELIVSGKAPAHVDPSYYNPKDRQHIIYKDTAGCNGMRFQYRIKAVSADGNITTDTAGIHIRDASEISLYVAAATSFNGFDKCPDKQGKDENALAAAIIAKAAGKSFPELFAPHFNDYSKYFNRVFFLVKDTLKENPQHRLPTDERLKAYTAGAYDPELEMLYFQFGRYLLISSSRPGGPPANLQGLWNKELRAPWSSNYTININTQMNYWPAEVTNLPEMHQPLFDFIKNLSVAGANTAKEFYHARGWVAHHNSEIWATSNAVGDKGAGDPVWANWYMGGNWLCQHLWEHYAFTRDKQFLAEKAYPLMKQAALFTLDWLVEDKNGYLVTAPSTTPENKFRDSAGKEQGVSVATTMDMAIIWDLFTNLIEASQILGIDAAFRNELIAKRKKLYPMHIGSKGQLQEWYKDFADTDPEHRHVSHLFGLHPGRQITANGSPAFFNAAKKTLAIRGDAGTGWSRGWKINWWARLLDGDHAYKLIRQLLTYANTTGEQYASGGGTYPNLFDAHPPFQIDGNFAGTAGMAEMLLQSHAGYIHLLPALPAAWKEGNVKGLIARGAFEIAMQWQQGKLTNAKVTARKGGKCVIRTATPVSVKGVQATTVKEGNDYLVSFATKPGVTYQLISSLK
- a CDS encoding DUF4861 domain-containing protein yields the protein MQILSLQRAAARLMVVALAITACSEPKQQKGQLVIENKDDVDRPNELVVLKRSELQSKVDSLTPGKYILLQEGGRPVVVQHDDLDGDGNWDEIAFLLPLNFEDRKKTLDISVSDAPATVKAVVRAHVRHMRKNADNTFGNDLAVDSIPAGQPATDFAKQPYPPFLTEGPAWENDKVGFRLYFDVRNGKDIWGKITSRMVLDEVGRDTANNYHAIADWGMDILKVGKSLGAGALALAVKTSAGKDTLVRLGNVNMGPVTYQKVADGPVRAIFRLHYPAWKILDSVAPVSLTEEISIWGGQYFYESKVTINGAPAGARLVTGIVNLHSKEAKNIDEPGYKVLYTYDAQSEKKDNLGMALLVSNEVFDGFITTPNANTDIQNTYAVALKTARQPITFRFYAGWQSSDGQFDGESSFVAFLREEIQRKNPVSITY
- a CDS encoding serine hydrolase domain-containing protein, translated to MKNVLLLPLLCLFTCLAVRAQTGKRAHDFSPVEKKIQQWVDSGYYTGASIIIAKDDKVIYEHYFGNYTPGTVAYIASAGKWLAAATIAAVVEEGKLSWDDKVQQWLPEFTDIKGEATLRQLLSHTAGYPDYQPAGARPDNYQTLQEAVAQILHLPADTLPGAVFKYGGLAMQVAGRMAELATGKDWETIFQEKIARPLQMTLTHFTPVDETPGHNPMIGGGARAGLHDYANFLSMISNEGMFRGKRILSVNAIRELQAGQVGKATVPAGEYVEKARGSQRKDIYGLGEWREEVDKKGVATLISSPSWAGAYPWIDKTNHVYGFFLTRVANMKNGFSSFYASPVLPMLVRKVLTAK